A stretch of Antennarius striatus isolate MH-2024 chromosome 6, ASM4005453v1, whole genome shotgun sequence DNA encodes these proteins:
- the LOC137596484 gene encoding protein yippee-like 1 isoform X2: MVRMTRSKTFQAYLPNCHRTYSCIHCRAHLANHDELISKSFQGSQGRAYLFNSVVNVGCGPAEERVLLTGLHAVADIYCENCKTTLGWKYEHAFESSQKYKEGKFIIELAHMIKDNGWD; the protein is encoded by the exons ATGGTCAGAATGACGCGCTCCAAGACCTTTCAGGCCTACCTGCCGAATTGCCACAGAACTTACAGCTGCATCCACTGCCGAGCTCACCTGGCCAACCACGACGAGCTCATCTCTAAG TCGTTCCAGGGCAGCCAAGGCAGAGCCTACCTGTTCAACTCAGT GGTGAACGTCGGGTGTGGCCCTGCCGAGGAGAGAGTTCTGCTCACAGGTCTGCACGCTGTGGCGGATATCTACTGTGAGAACTGTAAGACAACCCTGGGCTGGAAATAC GAACATGCCTTTGAGAGCAGTCAGAAGTATAAAGAGGGCAAGTTCATCATCGAGCTGGCCCACATGATAAAGGACAACGGCTGGGACTGA
- the LOC137596484 gene encoding protein yippee-like 1 isoform X1, which produces MCSPPNPPPTTALTCVLRCFPCEPTWAGSPFLHRPPTPPMVRMTRSKTFQAYLPNCHRTYSCIHCRAHLANHDELISKSFQGSQGRAYLFNSVVNVGCGPAEERVLLTGLHAVADIYCENCKTTLGWKYEHAFESSQKYKEGKFIIELAHMIKDNGWD; this is translated from the exons AT GTGTTCGCCTCCCAACCCGCCGCCCACCACGGCCCTCACCTGTGTGTTGCGGTGCTTCCCCTGTGAGCCGACCTGGGCCGGCAGTCCCTTCTTGCACCGCCCGCCAACCCCGCCCATGGTCAGAATGACGCGCTCCAAGACCTTTCAGGCCTACCTGCCGAATTGCCACAGAACTTACAGCTGCATCCACTGCCGAGCTCACCTGGCCAACCACGACGAGCTCATCTCTAAG TCGTTCCAGGGCAGCCAAGGCAGAGCCTACCTGTTCAACTCAGT GGTGAACGTCGGGTGTGGCCCTGCCGAGGAGAGAGTTCTGCTCACAGGTCTGCACGCTGTGGCGGATATCTACTGTGAGAACTGTAAGACAACCCTGGGCTGGAAATAC GAACATGCCTTTGAGAGCAGTCAGAAGTATAAAGAGGGCAAGTTCATCATCGAGCTGGCCCACATGATAAAGGACAACGGCTGGGACTGA
- the gdpd1 gene encoding lysophospholipase D GDPD1 translates to MCAAVCVLSTIAGYVLTSALLLRRPSILHRRKRRTFFSRHISHRGGAAENLENTMAAFRHAVEVGTDMLELDCHLTKDEQVVVSHDANLRRSTGMNAYIADMTYDELPPYLCRLGVSFEKECVCEGGDDKRIPLLTDVFDAFPNTPVNIDVKVNNDKLIRKVSELVVKYDREHLTVWGNYRNQIVKKCYKENPRIPVLFSLPRVLQLLGLYYTGLLPFVPLKEHFLEIPMPSIVNKLIDPHGFNRCLRLAAWLADSLLMRKTLFEHLTARGIQVYVWVLNDEEDFQRAFDLGATGVMTDFPSRLKDFMDRNGMAKP, encoded by the exons ATGTGTGCTGCCGTGTGTGTCCTATCGACAATCGCTGGTTATGTGCTGACCTCCGCCCTGCTGCTGAGACGCCCGTCTATTTTGCATCGGAGGAAACGGAGAACTTTTTTCAGCAGGCACATTTCCCATCGTGGAG GAGCAGCTGAAAACCTGGAAAATACCATGGCAGCTTTCAGGCA TGCCGTGGAGGTTGGGACAGACATGCTGGAATTGGACTGCCACCTGACCAAAGACGAGCAGGTCGTCGTTTCACATGACGCCAACCTGCGGAGGTCCACCGGCATGAACGCCTACATCGCCGACATGACGTACGAT GAGCTCCCGCCGTACCTCTGCAGGCTGGGTGTGTCTTTCGAGAAGG AGTGTGTCTGTGAAGGTGGGGACGACAAACGAATACCCCTCCTCACGGACGTTTTTGATGCGTTTCCTAACACCCCCGTCAACATAGACGTCAAGGTCAACAACGACAAGCTGAtcagaaag GTCTCTGAGTTGGTGGTGAAGTATGACAGAGAGCATCTGACTGTCTGGGGAAACTACAGGAACCAGATTGTAAAGAAATGTTACAAAGAG AATCCTCGTATTCCGGTCTTGTTCAGCCTTCCCAGAGTGCTGCAGTTGTTGGGTCTCTATTACACCGGTCTGCTACCCTTTGTTCCTCTGAAGGAGCATTTTCTGGAGATCCCCATGCCCTCCATCGTTAACAA aCTTATTGATCCTCATGGATTTAATCGGTGTCTACGACTTGCCGCCTGGCTCGCCGACAG TCTGTTGATGAGGAAAACTCTGTTTGAGCATTTAACTGCCAGGGGAATCCAG GTCTACGTTTGGGTGCTGAACGATGAAGAGGACTTCCAGAGGGCGTTTGACTTGGGAGCCACAGGAGTTATGACAGATTTTCCCAGCAGGCTTAAAGACTTCATGGACCGGAATGGCATGGCTAAGCCCTAG
- the tmem120ab gene encoding transmembrane protein 120A-like — translation MPQSLTVILDEWKCLEEEYQKLQETHRMYLQKLDEISKIQNSCSSSISSQRKRLMEVAHRVNKCSTGPSEEDAKALTEIRKKIRTRPNALFEMESFLPKKNGLYLSLVLGNVNVTLFSKQSKFTYKDEYEKFKLYLTVILLLLSFVCYFFFSYRFLDAILNFLLVWYYCTLTIRESILITNGSRIKGWWVFHHYVSAFLSGVMLTWPDGNQYKVFRNQFLAYSLYQSFVQCLQCYYQSGCLYRLRALGERHNMDLTVEGFQSWMWKGLTFLLPFLFFGHLWQLFNSLSLFRMAQFPDCKEWQVSMCGLCFLILFMGNFFTTVAVVRQKLKSRNQKTKTL, via the exons ATGCCTCAAAGCTTAACAGTCATTCTGGATGAATGGAAATGTCTGGAAGAAGAGTATCAAAAGCTTCAG GAGACACACAGAATGTACTTACAGAAACTGGATGAGATatccaaaatacaaaacagcTGCTCTTCCTCCATTTCCAGTCAGCGTAAAAGATTAATGGAGGTGGCACACCGAGTGAACAA GTGCAGCACAGGACCATCAGAGGAAGATGCTAAAGCTCTGactgaaattagaaaaaaaataaggacaCGACCAAATGCTTTATTTGAAATGGAATCTTTCCTTCCCAAGAAAAATGG ATTATACCTCAGTCTGGTTCTTGGAAATGTGAATGTGACTCTTTTCAGCAAGCAGTCAAA ATTCACTTACAAGGATGAATATGAGAAGTTCAAGCTGTACCTCACAgtcatcctgctgctgctgtccttcGTGTGCTATTTCTTTTTCAGCTACAG ATTTCTTGATGCAATCCTGAATTTCCTGTTGGTGTGGTACTATTGTACATTAACTATCAGGGAAAGTATCCTCATCACCAATGGTTCCAG AATTAAAGGCTGGTGGGTTTTTCACCACTATGTCTCAGCTTTCCTGTCTGGTGTGATGCTAACATG GCCAGACGGGAACCAGTACAAAGTATTTAGAAACCAGTTCCTTGCATACTCCCTGTATCAAA GTTTTGTCCAGTGCCTGCAGTGTTATTATCAGAGTGGGTGTCTGTACAGACTGAGAGCTCTGGGAGAAAGACACAACATGGACCTGACTGTAG AGGGATTTCAGTCGTGGATGTGGAAAGGGCTGACGTTTCTTTTGCCCTTCCTCTTTTTTGGTCAT ttgtgGCAGCTCTTCAATAGCTTGTCTCTCTTCAGAATGGCTCAGTTCCCAGACTGTAAGGAATGGCAG GTCTCAATGTGTGGTCTCTGCTTCCTGATCCTATTCATGGGAAATTTCTTCACCACCGTAGCCGTGGTCCGACAGAAGCTTAAGAGCCGGAACCAGAAGACAAAGACACTGTGA